A genomic region of Clarias gariepinus isolate MV-2021 ecotype Netherlands chromosome 23, CGAR_prim_01v2, whole genome shotgun sequence contains the following coding sequences:
- the LOC128511491 gene encoding transcription factor HES-5-like codes for MAPSCMPSADYSKLSNKEKHKLRKPVVEKMRRDRINNCIEQLKVMLEKEFHQQDPNTKLEKADILEMTVVFLKQQLQSQITAPQKAHSDAYSQCWRETMNFLSDNSKVDITLQHLNRCQEAQRGQKDLLLSPCSSQIHQTPVKHEISANRAVWRPW; via the exons ATGGCTCCTTCCTGCATGCCTTCTGCTGACTACTCAAAGCTTTCCAACAAGGAAAAACATAAA CTAAGAAAACCAGTGGTGGAAAAAATGCGCCGTGACCGCATCAACAACTGCATCGAGCAGCTTAAAGTGATGCTGGAGAAAGAATTCCACCAACAAGACCCCAACACCAAGCTGGAGAAAGCTGACATTCTGGAAATGACTGTCGTCTTCCTGAAGCAGCAGCTGCAAAGCCAGATCACAGCTCCTCAGAAAGCTCATAGTGACGCTTACTCTCAGTGCTGGAGGGAGACCATGAACTTTCTGTCTGACAACTCCAAAGTGGACATTACACTTCAACATCTCAACCGCTGTCAAGAAGCCCAGAGAGGACAGAAAGATCTCCTACTGTCTCCATGTTCCTCCCAGATCCACCAGACTCCAGTCAAGCACGAGATCAGCGCAAATAGAGCTGTGTGGAGACCTTGGTAG
- the LOC128511669 gene encoding transcription factor HES-5-like, with the protein MQPVCTNADPARAGTEDKPHKVLVEKMHQNQINSNIKQLRMILYPLMQIPEEQAVKLENADILEIAVTLLRQKACSHANSSFACGFSQCLHEMLRHVSLHAYLPPKDREEIKRFYVLQRTSLRLGSVFPNNCPISYRSLKRTASRNRVTLWRPWKTN; encoded by the exons ATGCAGCCCGTTTGTACAAACGCGGATCCTGCACGCGCGGGGACAGAAGATAAA CCTCATAAAGTCCTGGTAGAGAAAATGcaccaaaaccaaattaacagcAACATCAAGCAGCTAAGGATGATTTTATATCCGCTCATGCAGATACCTGAAGAACAGGCTGTCAAACTGGAGAATGCTGACATTTTAGAAATTGCTGTGACGTTGCTCAGGCAGAAGGCCTGTTCGCATGCAAATTCAAGTTTTGCATGTGGCTTCTCACAGTGTTTGCATGAGATGCTGCGCCATGTATCTCTACACGCTTACCTGCCACCAAAAGACAGAGAAGAAATCAAACGTTTCTATGTGCTGCAGAGAACAAGTCTGAGGCTGGGCTCAGTGTTTCCAAATAACTGCCCCATTTCTTACAGATCACTGAAACGAACAGCATCCAGGAACCGAGTGACACTATGGAGACCATGGAAGACAAATTAA
- the LOC128511430 gene encoding transcription factor HES-5-like, with amino-acid sequence MWQPYIPHCVSKLSHWLQTVRNSNKPKTHTFIWRFGSINRGDVASTNHTYSTLRELQHRDTAMAPTITSALTISNKHLPLNNKMRKPMVEKMRRDRINSSIEQLKSLLATEFLNQQTDSKLEKADILEMTVSFLRQKQQQPALFTSSEAVNQGFSRCVHDVVHFLSKEEVKTQSQRKLLNHFQNPNPSLDENRRESVLPQLSSTEQQIISKVKSSAKSALWRPW; translated from the exons ATGTGGCAGCCCTACATTCCTCATTGTGTGTCCAAGCTCTCCCATTGGCTCCAAACTGTGAGAAACTCGAACAAGCCCAAGACCCACACATTCATATGGAGATTTGGGAGTATAAATAGAGGAGATGTAGCCAGTACAAATCACACTTACTCTACACTGAGAGAGCTCCAGCACAGAGACACAGCCATGGCACCAACCATCACTTCAGCACTGACCATCTCAAACAAGCATCTTCCTCTGAACAACAAG ATGAGGAAGCCGATGGTGGAGAAAATGCGCAGAGATCGTATCAACAGCAGCATTGAGCAGCTGAAGTCTCTCCTGGCTACAGAGTTCCTCAACCAGCAGACTGACTCCAAGCTGGAGAAAGCAGATATCTTGGAGATGACAGTCAGCTTCCTGAGACAAAAACAGCAGCAGCCTGCACTCTTTACCAGCTCGGAAGCTGTCAATCAAGGCTTCTCCAGATGTGTTCATGATGTTGTTCACTTCCTGTCTaaagaagaagtgaagacacAGAGCCAGAGAAAACTGCTGAACCACTTTCAGAACCCCAATCCATCTTTAGATGAGAACAGGAGAGAAAGTGTTCTGCCTCAGCTGAGCTCTACAGAGCAGCAGATCATCAGCAAAGTGAAGAGTTCTGCTAAGAGTGCCCTCTGGAGGCCCTGGTAA